DNA from Rubripirellula lacrimiformis:
TACAAATGCCCGTTTGCCGGCCGTCGCCTGTTCGTCGACCAGATGGAATCCATGATCGATGCCCCAGCGGCGGATCAGGTCGGCGCGGCGGTTGGGCTGCAACACAAGCAGCGGTGGGACACGATCGGGATGCCCCCGCAGAATGCGAACGATTTGTTCGCCCCCCATGCCACAGATGCTAAGGCTGTCCGCTTCGCCCGGTTGCAGTCCGGCTAGGCCATCGGCGAAACGCACTTCGGCAGGCAGGCCAGCCAGCGTGGCGATTGAGTTCCGAAACGGTTGCGACTTGTTCTCGATCGCGATGCCACGCTGGATACGCCCCGACGCCAACAGGGCTCGGACCAAATGCCCATGGTCCGATCCCACATCGGCATGGACGTCCGAACGGATTTGGCGTGCAACGGTTTTCAGACGCTCGTCAAGTCGTGGCAACGGATCGGCTTGCTGGTGATGATTCGGGATGGATGCGACTCTCTGCAAAGAATCGGTACTTTCAGTGCCAATGGTCGTACCCGATCGATCGGTGGATCGTCAATTCGACCGAAATTCGCGGTGGTTCAGCCATCGATTCAGCCCGTCATGAAACCGGGCCGCATTTTCTTGTTCGGTCCTTGGGGCATGCCGGGCGGTGCTGCGTCTACAATGGGGCCCACCGCATCCTATTCCGAAAAGAGCCACTGAAATGAATCGTCGCGTTCCTGTATTCCTGCTTGCGCTCATGTGGCTTTCATTTTCGTGGGGCGGGGATATCGCGTCTAGCCAATCATCGGCCGCCGAACCGTTGGCTGGATCGCGTCCCAACGTGATCTTGGTGATGACCGACGACCAGGGTTATGGCCAGATGGGGCGGCATGGACATCCGTGGCTGCGGACGCCCAACATGGACGCGATGTATGACGTCAGCACTCGCTTCACGCGGATGCTAGTGGCCCCGACCTGTGCACCCACGCGTTCGGCGATCATGTCTGGCCGACATCCGATGAAGAACGGCGTGACCCATACGATCCTAGAACGCGAACGCATGGCCCTGGATACGGTGACGTTGCCGCAGGTACTGGGCCAAGCCGGTTACAAGTCGGGGATCTTCGGCAAATGGCACCTAGGGGACGAAGACGAATACCAACCGGATCACCGTGGCTTTGACGAGGCCTTTATTCACGGCGCCGGCGGCATCGGACAATCCTACGATTGCAGTTGCGCCGACGCGCCGGGCAACAAGTACGTCGACCCCGTGATTCGACACAACGGTTCGTTTGTCAAAACCAAAGGCTTTTGCACCGACGTGTTCTTTGATGCTGCATTGGGGTGGATTCGAAAGTGCCAGGCGGATGACCAACCCTTCTTTGCGTACATCGTTACCAACGCACCCCATTCACCGTTCATCGCGCCCAAGGCAAACGCGGACCGATTCAAAGCGATGGGTTTCAAGAACGGCCAAGCCGGTTTCTATGGGATGGTCGAAAACATTGACGAGAACGTCGGTAAGCTGATGGGCAAAATGGGTGACTGGGGGCTGCTGGAAAATACGCTGGTGATCTTCATGAGCGACAACGGAACCGTCGGTTCGGGGATCGGCAAACCCGGCATGGTGATCGGAAAGACCGCCGACGGGACTCCGCTGAAGGCCTACAACGCCGGGATGACAGGGTTGAAGGGCAGCGTCGACGAAGGCGGCTGTCGGGTGCCGTTCCTGGTCCGCTGGGACGGTCACGTCCAACCCGGGCAAGACGTCGATCGGATCGCCGCTCACCTGGACATTTTCCCCACGATCGCCGCGCTCGCCGGTGCCGAACTCCCCAAGGATCAAGTCGAAGGTCGCAGCCTGCTGCCGTTGATCGAAAATCCGTCGGCCGACTGGTCCGATCGGTTCCTGTTTTCTCACAGAGGACGTTGGAAGACCGGCGAAGACCCTGGGCTTTCGCAGTGGAAAGACTTTGCCGTCCGCAACCAACGCTTCCGGATGGTCGGAAACCGTTTGTTCGATATGCAGGAAGATCCCGGTCAATCCAAGGACGTCGCGGATGACCATCCCGAAGTGGTCGCCGCCATGCGTTCGGCCTACGAACAATGGT
Protein-coding regions in this window:
- a CDS encoding tRNA (adenine(22)-N(1))-methyltransferase; the encoded protein is MPRLDERLKTVARQIRSDVHADVGSDHGHLVRALLASGRIQRGIAIENKSQPFRNSIATLAGLPAEVRFADGLAGLQPGEADSLSICGMGGEQIVRILRGHPDRVPPLLVLQPNRRADLIRRWGIDHGFHLVDEQATAGKRAFVILRMQRVESSHRPDPAYDRLDLEAAVLFGPHLIRRWEPAFVDRLAEERDYLTDMTKRSPASAERLSAIQRLLAN
- a CDS encoding arylsulfatase, which translates into the protein MNRRVPVFLLALMWLSFSWGGDIASSQSSAAEPLAGSRPNVILVMTDDQGYGQMGRHGHPWLRTPNMDAMYDVSTRFTRMLVAPTCAPTRSAIMSGRHPMKNGVTHTILERERMALDTVTLPQVLGQAGYKSGIFGKWHLGDEDEYQPDHRGFDEAFIHGAGGIGQSYDCSCADAPGNKYVDPVIRHNGSFVKTKGFCTDVFFDAALGWIRKCQADDQPFFAYIVTNAPHSPFIAPKANADRFKAMGFKNGQAGFYGMVENIDENVGKLMGKMGDWGLLENTLVIFMSDNGTVGSGIGKPGMVIGKTADGTPLKAYNAGMTGLKGSVDEGGCRVPFLVRWDGHVQPGQDVDRIAAHLDIFPTIAALAGAELPKDQVEGRSLLPLIENPSADWSDRFLFSHRGRWKTGEDPGLSQWKDFAVRNQRFRMVGNRLFDMQEDPGQSKDVADDHPEVVAAMRSAYEQWWSETRPMMVNEDAPMCPVRPFHEAYRQQLATSGIPDWNPPPLN